In Aricia agestis chromosome 14, ilAriAges1.1, whole genome shotgun sequence, one genomic interval encodes:
- the LOC121733911 gene encoding uncharacterized protein LOC121733911 — MSKTMRTPTKNSPKQSSSTSAVDKPNKRPRPNTSPQQVEKYHDKQEEILSMLSQVLLELSEMRKSNVEMQKTLEFYSKNFENLNTRIKSLEEEKQHQNMYINKLETKLEDLERHSRASCIEIRGIPPKKSESKTELITYINRIHTKINVQTESNIIKDIYRLSRKPNGERPIVVEYTTNLFKDKILQATKKYNSSNTTDRMNTISLGFEGNKTPVYISELLTPKARRLFFLARDVTKQIGYDFCWTANGKVLMRKTEGLSLIVISNEKQLEDLKQKN, encoded by the coding sequence ATGAGTAAAACGATGCGCACTCCGACTAAAAATTCCCCAAAGCAGAGCAGCAGTACCTCGGCTGTTGATAAGCCGAATAAGCGACCACGACCAAATACCTCACCCCAACAGGTAGAGAAATACCACGACAAACAAGAAGAAATTTTAAGTATGCTGTCACAAGTGCTTTTAGAGTTATCTGAAATGCGTAAATCTAATGTGGAAATGCAGAAAACTCTtgaattttactcaaaaaactttgaaaatttaaatactcGAATAAAGTCACTAGAAGAAGAAAAACAACACCAAAACATGTATATAAATAAACTGGAAACAAAGCTGGAAGACTTGGAACGCCACTCCAGAGCCTCCTGTATAGAAATTCGAGGAATCCCACCTAAAAAATCGGAATCGAAGACAGAACTTATAACATACATAAATAGAATTCACACGAAAATCAATGTCCAAACCGAAAGCAATATCATCAAAGACATTTACCGTCTAAGCCGCAAACCAAATGGAGAACGTCCGATAGTGGTTGAGTATACAACAAACCTGTTCAAGGACAAGATACTACAAGccaccaaaaaatataattcctCAAATACCACAGATAGAATGAACACCATATCCCTTGGCTTTGAAGGCAATAAGACCCCAGTATATATATCTGAGCTGTTAACACCTAAAGCAAGACGACTATTCTTCCTGGCGCGAGACGTAACTAAACAAATTGGCTATGATTTCTGCTGGACTGCAAATGGCAAGGTTTTAATGCGTAAAACGGAAGGTCTTTCTCTCATTGTAATCTCCAACGAGAAGCAACTCGAagacctgaaacaaaaaaactaa